A window of the Salegentibacter mishustinae genome harbors these coding sequences:
- the coaD gene encoding pantetheine-phosphate adenylyltransferase produces the protein MRKAVFPGSFDPITLGHTDIIERALPLFDEIILAIGTNSNKNYMFSLEERLRFLRETFKNEPKITVTTYQGLTVDFCKEQNAGFLLRGLRNAQDLEFEKAIGQTNYKMSGIDTLFFITSSGKSHISSTVVRDVIRNNGNYEFMVPDVVRKAP, from the coding sequence ATGAGAAAAGCAGTTTTTCCGGGATCTTTTGATCCTATTACTTTAGGCCATACCGATATTATTGAAAGAGCGCTTCCGCTTTTTGACGAAATTATCCTGGCTATTGGTACCAATTCTAATAAAAATTATATGTTTTCATTGGAGGAACGACTGCGATTTTTAAGGGAAACCTTTAAAAATGAACCCAAAATAACCGTAACCACTTACCAGGGACTTACCGTAGATTTTTGCAAAGAACAAAATGCCGGTTTCCTTCTACGCGGCTTGCGAAATGCGCAGGATCTGGAGTTTGAAAAAGCCATTGGGCAAACCAACTATAAAATGAGCGGGATAGACACCCTGTTTTTTATTACTTCTTCCGGGAAAAGTCATATTTCCTCAACGGTGGTGCGGGATGTTATTCGAAATAACGGGAATTACGAGTTTATGGTTCCAGATGTGGTGAGGAAAGCCCCCTAA